The Blautia obeum ATCC 29174 region TCGCCTTGAAAGTATCGAAGCATTCGAGTGATAACTTCCCTGTGGGAACCAAGATGGTTTGCGATAGTTTCGTGAGTGATTTTCAGTTCATTTGTTCCTTCAATGGATGTTTCTTCTAAAAGAAATGAAGCAACACGCTTATCCAAACTCTTCCACATAATCTGTTCAATCAGCCACATGACATCAGAAAAACGGGTAGCCATTAACTCATTGGTATAATTTGCGACAGGAGCAGATTCTTTCATGATGCCCTTATAGATTTCAGCAGGGATGATCCAAAGATCCGTATCTTTTTCTGCTTCAATGGTTACTTCAAATTGAATAGACCGCATGATACATGAGGCGGATAAAAGACACATATCCATATCGAACAGACGGTAAAGTGTAATCTCCCGTCCTTCATCTGAAAGTATGTAAGTTCGAAGCTGCCCGGATTTAACCAGTAATAATCCAGTACAATCCAGGTTTCCATTGTGAATGATTGTCCCTTTTTTTACATACTGTGTGATTAAATTGTCTGAAATTATTTTTTTCTGTGCTGTATTTAAGTCATTCCATAGTGGAAAACAATTTTCGAAGTTCATAACCGTTATCTCCTTTACGAACATAGTATACTTGCTTTTTTTAGACGCGTCAATTATATAACTGGCATATGCCATAAATAGAAATAAAAAGAAGTGTAATAAAGTAAATTATCTTTTCTGTGATATCATCACGGAAGCAAGCACTTATTTGGGGTATATTAAGTTCAAATAGGAGAAGGAGTTGAAAAATATGACATCTATAAATATAAATAAAGAAAAGTTTGGACAATTAATTCATAAGGAAAAAACGGTTTTGGTTGATTTCTGGGCACCTTGGTGTGGTTATTGCCGTAGAATTGG contains the following coding sequences:
- a CDS encoding Crp/Fnr family transcriptional regulator, coding for MFVKEITVMNFENCFPLWNDLNTAQKKIISDNLITQYVKKGTIIHNGNLDCTGLLLVKSGQLRTYILSDEGREITLYRLFDMDMCLLSASCIMRSIQFEVTIEAEKDTDLWIIPAEIYKGIMKESAPVANYTNELMATRFSDVMWLIEQIMWKSLDKRVASFLLEETSIEGTNELKITHETIANHLGSHREVITRMLRYFQGEGLVKLSRGKITILDPKRLETLQRS